In Terriglobales bacterium, the following proteins share a genomic window:
- a CDS encoding Ig-like domain-containing protein, which translates to MTRHISVCLALAAGLLLIGNTACSGGGSSSNSPGPTPPPAPPPQAASIAVSPTSVTVPAGAQQQFTAKATPSKSSLIWTVNGVPGGNAIVGTVSNKGLYTAPSSPPAAGQVEVKVTLKADQTKSAAARVSTVFSNASLKGSYVFSAVVVDAAGFTFAGGVLKSDGMGGIVDGIEDRNSSVDGPTTNLAVSGTYSVGSDGRGVATISNGSGSATFSFVLASSKGGQMIQFDSSSVSSGAILQQDPTAISDVAGTYVFGFQGQAITPTTRQSMSSVGQLVFAGSGAASGTEDLNEGSTQATLPFSATYVLGANGRGQLNLTNSWGSKAYAFYIVDRSKIELVSIDPNPGLIEAGVAVAQQNIPYSNSSLGSTAVLLSGVDPCNESPFVSAARFDTDGAGTILNGVLDQTYQGVFTDGASLSGVYNVDANGRGTASFTSSAGTVNFVFWLASVGNAQFMALDTGVVAGGVALSQKGLPFSNTSLQGNFALALTGTSGSVSSAALARVNFSGTGTFGGKEDVNVGSAMNAAVPLTGTYSVGSDGHGTASMTGLGTVPLRLHQVNQSEAIFISADPTQPVIGLGEKQCSDCH; encoded by the coding sequence ATGACGCGTCACATCTCTGTATGCCTGGCGTTAGCCGCCGGGTTGTTGTTGATTGGAAACACAGCGTGTAGCGGAGGGGGATCCAGTTCAAACAGTCCCGGCCCCACGCCACCACCAGCGCCACCTCCGCAAGCGGCGAGCATAGCCGTCTCTCCAACGTCGGTCACGGTTCCAGCGGGAGCGCAGCAACAGTTTACGGCCAAGGCGACTCCATCCAAGAGTTCATTGATCTGGACGGTCAATGGAGTGCCTGGCGGAAATGCGATTGTGGGAACAGTCTCGAACAAGGGCTTGTATACCGCGCCTTCGTCCCCGCCGGCCGCAGGGCAGGTGGAGGTTAAAGTGACACTTAAGGCGGACCAGACAAAATCGGCTGCCGCGCGTGTCTCGACTGTGTTTTCAAATGCCAGCCTCAAAGGATCATATGTATTCAGTGCGGTCGTGGTTGATGCAGCCGGGTTCACCTTTGCGGGTGGCGTCCTCAAAAGCGACGGAATGGGAGGGATCGTTGACGGTATAGAGGATAGAAATAGCTCCGTTGATGGTCCTACCACGAACCTGGCGGTCTCAGGGACTTATTCGGTCGGGTCCGACGGCCGGGGCGTTGCGACTATTTCCAATGGGTCCGGAAGTGCGACTTTTAGTTTTGTGCTCGCCTCAAGCAAGGGCGGCCAGATGATCCAATTTGACAGCTCCTCCGTCAGCTCGGGAGCAATATTGCAGCAAGATCCCACTGCTATATCCGATGTCGCCGGTACCTATGTCTTTGGGTTCCAGGGGCAGGCGATTACACCTACTACCAGGCAGTCGATGTCGAGTGTCGGTCAACTGGTATTCGCGGGTTCCGGAGCGGCCTCAGGCACGGAAGATCTGAATGAAGGCTCGACGCAGGCGACTCTGCCATTCAGCGCCACCTACGTACTGGGTGCCAACGGCCGAGGCCAGCTAAACCTCACGAATTCGTGGGGCAGTAAGGCATACGCGTTTTATATTGTGGACCGCAGTAAGATTGAGTTGGTCAGTATTGACCCGAATCCTGGCCTTATTGAGGCCGGGGTCGCAGTGGCCCAACAGAATATTCCCTACAGCAACTCATCTCTGGGTTCGACCGCTGTCCTGCTAAGCGGGGTTGACCCATGCAACGAGTCACCCTTTGTTTCGGCCGCTCGGTTCGACACCGACGGGGCTGGCACAATTCTGAATGGCGTCCTGGACCAGACCTATCAGGGTGTTTTCACAGACGGGGCTTCGTTGTCCGGAGTTTACAACGTGGATGCAAATGGACGAGGAACAGCTTCATTCACGAGCTCGGCTGGAACGGTGAACTTTGTCTTTTGGCTGGCCTCCGTCGGCAATGCACAATTCATGGCATTGGACACGGGCGTAGTAGCGGGTGGCGTTGCTCTTTCCCAAAAAGGTCTGCCGTTCTCAAACACCTCCCTGCAAGGCAACTTTGCGTTGGCGCTTACCGGTACCTCGGGTAGCGTGTCATCGGCGGCTTTGGCCCGAGTAAACTTCAGCGGCACGGGGACGTTCGGCGGAAAAGAGGACGTGAATGTAGGTAGCGCGATGAATGCAGCCGTCCCGTTGACCGGCACATACTCGGTCGGCTCCGACGGGCACGGAACGGCGTCAATGACCGGTCTTGGAACCGTCCCCCTTCGACTGCACCAGGTAAACCAGTCAGAGGCCATCTTCATCTCTGCGGACCCCACTCAGCCAGTGATCGGGTTGGGCGAAAAGCAGTGTTCTGATTGTCACTAA
- a CDS encoding CRTAC1 family protein: MSGGVGLFDCDDDGRLDVLIVNGSTVERFREGGDPMVTLYHQESNGKFTDITKRAGMLRKGWGMGVAVADFDNDGNLDVYVTGYGGNVLYRNKGNCGFEDVTQKAGVRGGGFSSGVAWADYDRDGYVDLFVSRYVHVEIDHLPAFGSTQFCHYKSIMVQCGPWGMVGERPFLFHNRGDGTFEEVSQKAGILDQGFPGLGVEWADYDNDGWPDLYVCNDASPNNLYHNNRDGTFQDVGLPTGAALSGDAMAEGSMGVDWGDYDGDARLDMVVTNFAEQSNALYHNRGDHGFLDVRSSAGIAKDSFPLVGWGTALFDMDNDGWLDLFVASGHIYPQADTIPGSSKYAQPILLYRNLRNGAFEEVSAPAGLRALPLESRRGAAFGDIANTGNVDVLVLNVGKQPSLLLNTGESSNHRVLFKLIGTKSNRAAIGARLVLRAGGLTQFREVRGGGGYLSQSDLRLHFGLGVHDKIDSIQVLWPSGKVDEFKGVRADYIYKVVEDGGMQVMKRLPSLKRHSTS; the protein is encoded by the coding sequence ATGAGCGGCGGCGTAGGGTTATTCGACTGCGACGATGATGGAAGGCTCGACGTCCTGATTGTGAATGGTTCTACTGTGGAACGCTTTCGGGAAGGCGGCGACCCAATGGTCACGCTTTACCACCAGGAGTCGAACGGCAAGTTCACAGACATTACCAAGCGCGCCGGTATGTTACGAAAAGGGTGGGGCATGGGAGTGGCCGTCGCTGATTTCGACAATGACGGAAATCTGGACGTCTATGTCACCGGCTACGGCGGTAATGTGCTCTATCGTAACAAGGGCAATTGCGGCTTCGAAGATGTAACCCAAAAAGCAGGCGTTCGCGGTGGAGGTTTTAGCTCCGGAGTAGCGTGGGCTGATTACGATCGTGATGGTTATGTGGATCTTTTCGTCAGCCGCTACGTGCATGTCGAGATTGACCATCTGCCAGCCTTCGGCAGCACCCAATTCTGTCATTACAAAAGCATCATGGTTCAATGCGGCCCTTGGGGAATGGTAGGAGAAAGGCCGTTCCTATTTCATAATCGTGGAGATGGGACCTTCGAAGAGGTTTCGCAAAAGGCCGGGATACTCGACCAGGGTTTTCCTGGGCTGGGAGTGGAATGGGCCGATTACGACAACGACGGGTGGCCGGATTTATACGTTTGCAACGATGCCTCTCCGAACAATCTGTACCACAACAATCGCGATGGAACATTCCAGGATGTTGGCCTGCCGACAGGCGCCGCTCTCAGTGGCGATGCGATGGCAGAAGGGTCTATGGGGGTTGATTGGGGCGATTACGACGGCGACGCGCGTTTGGACATGGTCGTGACAAATTTCGCGGAGCAATCCAACGCTCTGTACCACAACCGGGGTGACCACGGATTTCTTGATGTACGTTCGTCGGCAGGCATAGCCAAAGATAGCTTTCCCTTGGTGGGTTGGGGTACAGCGCTTTTCGACATGGATAATGACGGCTGGCTGGACTTGTTTGTCGCCAGCGGGCACATCTACCCTCAGGCCGACACGATCCCGGGAAGTTCGAAATATGCCCAACCGATACTGCTCTATCGAAACCTACGCAACGGAGCGTTCGAGGAAGTTTCCGCCCCCGCAGGCCTTCGCGCCCTGCCGTTGGAGTCTCGGCGTGGTGCGGCGTTTGGTGATATTGCCAATACCGGGAACGTAGATGTCCTGGTCTTGAATGTCGGTAAGCAGCCGTCGCTGCTGTTGAACACGGGGGAGAGTTCAAACCATCGCGTTTTATTCAAATTAATCGGTACCAAGAGCAACCGCGCCGCTATCGGCGCCCGATTGGTGCTTCGCGCCGGCGGCCTGACGCAATTTCGCGAGGTGCGTGGTGGGGGAGGATATCTGTCGCAGAGCGACCTCCGTTTGCACTTCGGGCTCGGAGTCCATGACAAGATTGACTCCATCCAGGTACTTTGGCCCAGCGGCAAAGTTGACGAGTTCAAAGGCGTGCGAGCTGATTACATCTACAAGGTTGTTGAAGATGGCGGTATGCAGGTCATGAAGCGTTTACCCTCACTGAAGCGGCATTCCACCTCTTGA
- a CDS encoding AMIN domain-containing protein, with protein sequence MALLLAQNLYRRHPLPVKTATDPKPPQSAIPATRPGNKSAFNSKAIIQSDPRNGQTTATDGPAIVQRLDVRPNVDGLTIQIVCNVPVTPQVARLTDPPRLVIDLPNTRLAEGHSRMAVHSGFVTEVRASQFRDTPAVTRIVVELTDLRHYHVVAVGNNVAIITGNT encoded by the coding sequence TTGGCTCTCTTACTTGCCCAGAATCTTTACCGCCGTCATCCTTTGCCGGTAAAGACAGCCACCGATCCCAAACCGCCGCAATCGGCCATTCCGGCTACCAGGCCGGGCAATAAGTCTGCGTTCAACTCAAAAGCGATTATCCAATCGGATCCCCGAAACGGGCAAACAACGGCAACAGATGGACCCGCGATCGTGCAGCGTTTAGATGTACGCCCCAATGTGGATGGCCTTACGATCCAAATAGTCTGCAACGTGCCGGTCACGCCACAGGTTGCAAGGTTGACTGATCCTCCCAGATTGGTGATTGACCTGCCCAATACTCGTCTGGCCGAAGGCCACAGTCGAATGGCGGTGCATTCGGGCTTCGTGACCGAAGTTCGAGCAAGTCAATTTCGAGATACACCAGCGGTGACGCGCATCGTGGTAGAGCTTACTGATCTGCGCCATTACCACGTGGTCGCGGTGGGAAACAACGTTGCCATCATCACCGGTAACACCTGA
- a CDS encoding alkaline phosphatase family protein, with amino-acid sequence MRYKSGFSITTLALLVILSGCGGGGGSNTPPGPTPAPQPPPAAAPSVSVAVQPGAIVSGSKAALTWSSKDATSVSIDQGIGPVATSGSMEVSPTATTHYQATAKGPGGTTSAGATLTVDAKVTVQISASPDSITPGKSSKLTWSSAGATSISLTPGIGTVGPDGSIDVSPSSDTTYTATATGPGGTARASVKVKVKRAGIEAINHIIFMLQENRSFDTYFGHLNDYRAAQGLPTDVDGMPAGAFNPSADGKSAVYAFHFKTMCMENVTANWNSSHADYNRRQPVSETATLDGFVLRASMLAVIDPQGIRAMGYYDASDLPYYYYMASQFATSDRWFAPVLSRTNSNRLYVLSGTSAGYTDIPTKPLTNKTIFELLEENGISWKVYTIGSNTFLDNFQPFEKQHLANIVPIAQYFTDLDNDTLPSVALIETTGWSDEHPRENTSIQAGAAEVAKIINALMKSSSWEDSAFIWTFDEGGALYDHVPPIPAPNPDGILPVDLAPNSQHPALLCWQPDGSINPSPTCRFEYTGFRVPLMVISPFTKPHYVSHTPTDYTAILKLIETRFNLPNLTERDKSSIDMTEFFDFVNVPWQIPPTPPVQPQNGLCDPSQMQ; translated from the coding sequence ATGCGATACAAGTCAGGTTTTAGTATCACCACTTTGGCGTTGCTGGTAATTCTGTCAGGGTGCGGAGGCGGAGGAGGCAGTAATACCCCTCCCGGTCCTACACCAGCCCCCCAACCGCCACCAGCGGCGGCTCCAAGCGTTTCAGTGGCAGTGCAGCCGGGCGCCATTGTGAGTGGTTCCAAGGCCGCCCTGACGTGGAGTTCCAAGGATGCAACCTCAGTTTCAATCGACCAGGGCATCGGACCGGTTGCGACCAGTGGATCCATGGAAGTCTCCCCCACGGCAACAACTCATTATCAAGCGACCGCGAAAGGGCCAGGAGGAACCACCTCCGCGGGCGCAACCCTGACGGTAGACGCCAAGGTGACAGTCCAGATCTCCGCCAGCCCAGACAGCATTACACCGGGCAAGTCCTCAAAATTGACATGGTCGAGTGCAGGAGCCACATCCATAAGCTTGACTCCCGGGATCGGAACGGTTGGTCCGGATGGATCCATCGACGTGTCTCCAAGTAGCGACACCACCTACACAGCGACCGCTACGGGCCCTGGAGGGACGGCCAGAGCGTCAGTCAAGGTGAAGGTGAAACGTGCCGGGATCGAGGCAATTAACCATATTATTTTCATGCTGCAGGAGAACCGTTCGTTTGACACTTATTTTGGCCACTTAAATGATTATCGAGCTGCCCAGGGATTGCCAACCGATGTAGACGGGATGCCTGCAGGCGCGTTTAACCCGAGTGCTGATGGAAAAAGCGCGGTATACGCATTTCATTTCAAAACCATGTGCATGGAAAATGTGACGGCGAATTGGAATTCCAGCCACGCTGATTACAATCGCCGGCAACCAGTTTCTGAAACGGCCACTCTTGACGGGTTTGTTCTAAGAGCCTCAATGTTGGCGGTCATAGATCCCCAAGGCATTAGAGCTATGGGCTACTATGACGCGAGTGATTTGCCCTATTACTATTACATGGCGTCACAGTTCGCGACTTCAGACCGTTGGTTCGCGCCGGTGTTGTCACGAACCAATAGCAATCGTTTGTACGTTCTTTCCGGAACTTCGGCTGGGTACACTGACATACCCACGAAACCTTTGACTAATAAAACTATCTTCGAACTGCTGGAAGAGAACGGAATCTCCTGGAAGGTTTACACCATTGGGAGCAACACCTTCCTGGACAATTTTCAACCGTTCGAGAAGCAGCACCTCGCGAATATTGTTCCAATAGCGCAATATTTTACTGATCTCGACAACGATACCCTGCCGTCAGTCGCGCTCATCGAAACTACCGGCTGGTCTGACGAACACCCCCGGGAGAACACCAGCATCCAGGCTGGCGCTGCGGAAGTTGCCAAAATAATCAATGCCCTCATGAAGAGCAGCTCGTGGGAGGATTCAGCATTTATATGGACCTTCGACGAAGGCGGGGCGCTCTATGATCACGTGCCGCCAATTCCTGCTCCCAATCCCGACGGCATTTTGCCCGTGGACCTGGCGCCTAACTCACAGCATCCTGCCCTGCTCTGTTGGCAACCAGATGGAAGTATCAATCCGAGTCCGACCTGTCGGTTTGAGTACACCGGGTTCCGGGTGCCGCTCATGGTGATTTCACCGTTTACGAAACCTCATTACGTTTCGCACACTCCCACCGACTACACCGCCATCCTGAAGCTGATCGAAACTCGGTTTAACTTGCCAAATCTCACCGAACGCGACAAGAGCAGCATTGACATGACCGAGTTCTTCGACTTTGTCAATGTTCCCTGGCAAATTCCGCCAACACCGCCCGTACAACCTCAGAATGGACTTTGTGATCCCAGTCAGATGCAGTGA
- a CDS encoding N,N-dimethylformamidase beta subunit family domain-containing protein — MIMVGQYLIARISGVFFLAIFFLGCGTTGYSATSAVGLSVNQLNFSTQVAGTTSGARQITLTNQTQRRLTILISVSAGFAQSNNCSQLSSGAQCTINVAFGPSGVGPVTGSLTVTSASRFGSIATTTINLSGIGVPPVVISPMATATFAASVGKTSSATTLTLTNYQSVPLTIFSIVSSGNFVQTNNCGSSLAALASCAILVTFSPKFAGTVPGALTITDDANGSPHVLALSGGATGSPVSPLTYSPARVSLSNQIVGTTSAAKPVTVTNNGPALTISNVTASGNYSQDGACSGVTLLTGQACTMNVTFRPTIDGNTSGAITLTDDAATSPHVVQASGVGVLSTSLSSSSLNFGGMLVGNTSATKSTILTNNSSSPVSISSIVASAGYLQSNNCATSLGAGASCTISVKFTPTQAGTFNGSVSIASSASSRPQILSLYGTGLLTTSLNPTQVENAAAGDSSWQITNLATHREIEGYASESSINHGEAVNLFVNTAAPTYALDIYRLGWYGGSGARRMLPTITLAGVQQPAPSIDPVTRMVECSWISPYTLNVPSTWPSGVYMAKLTATGTGKQAGIIFVVRDDARSSNILFQVSLNTDQAYNDWGGYSLYTVPQAYKVSFNRPYFSAYWGLGEFPRWGINLVRFLEREGYDVSYVADVDTHINGSLLLKHKVFVSVPHDEYWSGQMRDNVEAARAAGIGLAFLGANTGYWQVRFEPSPLTGAANRTMVSYKSAALDPFNNDGNPNDKRLVTVRFRDSPVNRPENLLVGVMYQSSHVSGDVVLSAASHFLFQNTGLRNGDHFFQMLGYELDTLFSNTPAGTQVLASSPYFNGTQSLLSDMTIYTSPAGSLVFATGTMQWVWGLDDWRMTTTIHPILVDPAVQQITRNLFKQFGAVSPSQ, encoded by the coding sequence ATGATTATGGTTGGCCAATATCTTATCGCCCGAATCTCTGGCGTGTTTTTTCTTGCAATCTTCTTTCTTGGTTGTGGAACCACTGGCTACTCTGCGACGTCCGCAGTCGGCTTGTCAGTGAATCAGTTGAACTTCTCAACTCAGGTCGCGGGCACCACCAGCGGCGCAAGGCAGATCACCCTGACAAACCAAACCCAAAGACGATTGACTATTCTAATCAGCGTGAGCGCAGGGTTTGCTCAAAGCAACAACTGCTCTCAGCTCTCCTCAGGCGCCCAATGCACCATTAATGTTGCCTTTGGTCCGTCTGGGGTGGGACCCGTAACTGGTTCTCTGACCGTAACCTCCGCTAGCCGCTTTGGCAGCATTGCTACAACCACCATAAATCTTTCAGGAATCGGTGTTCCACCGGTTGTGATCTCACCCATGGCAACGGCCACATTCGCCGCAAGTGTGGGCAAAACCAGTTCCGCGACCACCCTTACTCTGACGAACTATCAATCCGTTCCATTAACTATCTTCAGCATCGTAAGCAGCGGCAATTTTGTTCAGACCAATAATTGTGGGTCTTCGCTCGCTGCTCTCGCAAGTTGTGCGATTCTGGTCACATTTAGCCCGAAATTCGCGGGAACCGTTCCGGGTGCTTTGACTATCACTGATGACGCGAACGGTAGCCCACATGTGCTGGCCCTTTCCGGAGGCGCCACCGGGTCCCCTGTCTCACCATTAACCTATTCTCCAGCAAGAGTGTCGCTTAGCAATCAGATCGTGGGCACGACCAGCGCGGCGAAGCCAGTTACTGTCACCAATAATGGCCCGGCTCTTACCATAAGCAATGTAACTGCAAGCGGGAATTACTCACAAGATGGCGCGTGCTCCGGAGTGACTCTCTTGACCGGCCAGGCGTGTACGATGAATGTGACGTTTCGTCCCACGATAGATGGAAATACTTCAGGCGCAATTACGCTGACCGACGACGCCGCCACCAGCCCACATGTAGTACAGGCGAGTGGCGTCGGTGTTCTTTCCACGTCACTGTCTTCCTCAAGCTTGAACTTTGGCGGAATGTTGGTAGGCAATACCAGTGCTACGAAATCGACCATTTTGACCAATAACTCGTCTTCACCAGTGAGCATAAGCAGCATCGTGGCCAGTGCGGGTTATTTGCAGAGTAACAATTGCGCTACATCCTTAGGCGCAGGAGCTAGCTGCACTATCAGCGTGAAATTCACCCCGACTCAAGCCGGCACTTTCAATGGTTCCGTTAGTATCGCCTCCAGCGCCAGCTCTCGGCCTCAGATATTGAGTTTGTACGGCACCGGTCTTTTAACCACCTCCCTCAACCCGACCCAGGTGGAGAATGCTGCTGCCGGGGATTCGTCCTGGCAGATCACAAATTTAGCGACACATCGTGAGATCGAGGGATACGCCTCCGAAAGCAGTATTAATCACGGCGAAGCCGTGAACTTATTTGTTAATACAGCAGCACCCACATACGCCCTGGATATTTACCGCTTGGGCTGGTATGGAGGTAGTGGAGCGCGCAGAATGCTCCCCACGATCACCCTGGCAGGGGTGCAGCAGCCAGCACCCTCAATTGATCCGGTCACGCGCATGGTCGAGTGCTCGTGGATCAGTCCTTATACTCTCAACGTCCCGAGTACTTGGCCAAGCGGAGTCTATATGGCCAAACTGACGGCCACTGGAACCGGTAAACAAGCCGGCATCATTTTTGTGGTTCGCGATGACGCGCGTTCTTCCAACATCCTGTTTCAGGTCAGTTTAAATACGGACCAGGCCTATAACGATTGGGGTGGCTATTCTCTGTATACAGTTCCACAGGCATACAAAGTGTCCTTCAATCGTCCATACTTCTCCGCCTACTGGGGACTGGGAGAGTTTCCTCGCTGGGGAATAAATCTCGTGCGCTTCCTTGAGCGAGAGGGATATGACGTCTCCTACGTGGCGGATGTGGACACCCACATCAACGGAAGTCTGCTTCTTAAACATAAGGTATTCGTTTCTGTGCCTCATGACGAGTACTGGTCCGGGCAGATGCGGGACAACGTCGAAGCAGCACGTGCAGCGGGTATTGGTTTGGCATTCTTAGGCGCTAATACCGGATACTGGCAAGTCCGGTTTGAGCCGAGCCCCCTTACGGGAGCCGCAAATCGCACCATGGTGTCCTACAAGAGCGCGGCACTTGATCCGTTCAATAACGATGGCAATCCCAACGACAAGCGACTCGTAACCGTCCGATTCCGTGACTCTCCGGTCAATCGCCCAGAAAACTTGCTGGTGGGGGTTATGTATCAGAGTTCTCACGTCTCTGGAGATGTGGTGCTGTCCGCCGCCTCACATTTTCTTTTTCAGAACACAGGGCTGCGCAATGGCGACCATTTCTTTCAAATGCTCGGCTACGAACTCGATACGCTATTTAGTAATACCCCTGCGGGAACGCAAGTCTTGGCGAGCTCGCCGTACTTCAACGGCACGCAGAGCTTGCTTTCCGATATGACTATTTACACGTCGCCCGCGGGAAGTTTGGTATTCGCCACTGGCACTATGCAATGGGTCTGGGGTCTGGACGACTGGAGGATGACCACAACAATCCATCCCATCCTGGTAGACCCGGCGGTGCAACAGATAACCCGTAATTTATTTAAACAGTTTGGAGCGGTCTCTCCAAGTCAATAG
- a CDS encoding DUF2723 domain-containing protein, producing MIETKSGLPQINTKLRFALAHGRQMAAALVFVSALLVYLLTLAPTVTLVDSGELVVDARNMGIGHPPGFPFYLLLTHWFTLLPISNVAARVNFASAFFAASAAGLLTLALAQIEAPLLRGSELGEPWRARGRGSSEREEFHTQTAAGEHWRLFTLLAPALMAGGVFAFSRTLWSYATVAEVYSLNSLLLVSALFCILRWRSTVRDNATENRWVYLAALALGLGLAVHHVTVALALPAFLWLLYSIGGLEFFWSRRFLYALLSAAAGVCVYVYLPIAASRHPVLNWGDPRTLERIWNHVTAVQYRGGIELSISRIFALAKEFLMYASREFGPRWLPLVFVLAALGFGTLARRDRALFYFVLVFISGNLAFNFLYQISEDKDAYYLPIYIAVVILAAVGVRWLTLKAASMSLGIAGSYAVMAALVLASIGVAFVGNFSHSNRRRDLVAREYVDNILQTVSPGGMLLTTDWQVFSPMLYAREVEGTRRDVILLDLELLRRSWYLDDLQQQYPDLFRDMQKPILTYRQELEHWESDPKAYELDLNLSRQISTAFSQLVISLVADHSRAKSVYVTQDVLSMARAGKESWAQSMVNMGLVPQGLVFALAGNREFDDPANAPLRLRALQERSRQVDDDDVVKTKVLPAYLSMILNRGRYLQMKGHPQEALAAYKEALAIDPASEAAQKLVSKALEGMGTRGEASH from the coding sequence ATGATTGAAACTAAGAGCGGCTTGCCACAGATCAACACGAAACTGCGCTTCGCATTGGCTCACGGTCGGCAGATGGCGGCAGCCTTGGTTTTTGTGTCCGCGCTGTTGGTTTACCTCCTAACGCTCGCCCCCACAGTAACCCTGGTGGATAGTGGTGAACTGGTTGTGGATGCTCGGAACATGGGAATTGGGCACCCCCCGGGATTTCCCTTTTACCTGTTGTTGACGCATTGGTTTACTCTTCTCCCGATTTCCAACGTAGCCGCCAGGGTAAACTTCGCCTCAGCCTTCTTTGCTGCTTCTGCCGCCGGTTTACTTACGCTAGCGCTTGCTCAAATAGAAGCTCCTCTGCTGAGAGGATCGGAACTAGGTGAACCCTGGCGTGCACGTGGCCGTGGCAGCAGCGAACGTGAGGAGTTTCACACCCAGACGGCTGCGGGAGAACACTGGAGACTTTTCACTCTTCTGGCCCCAGCGCTCATGGCGGGAGGAGTCTTCGCTTTTTCGCGGACCCTCTGGTCATACGCCACCGTTGCTGAGGTGTACTCCCTGAATTCCTTGCTGCTGGTGTCGGCCCTCTTCTGTATATTGCGATGGCGCAGTACGGTTAGAGACAATGCGACAGAGAACCGCTGGGTCTATCTCGCCGCGCTCGCGCTCGGATTAGGTCTCGCGGTTCACCATGTAACCGTTGCTCTGGCCTTGCCCGCATTCCTTTGGTTGCTCTATTCCATTGGTGGCCTTGAGTTCTTTTGGAGCAGACGGTTTCTCTATGCTTTGCTATCCGCCGCCGCAGGGGTGTGCGTTTACGTTTATCTCCCGATTGCTGCCTCGCGGCACCCAGTATTGAACTGGGGTGACCCACGCACTCTGGAGCGAATTTGGAACCACGTCACTGCAGTCCAGTACCGCGGTGGTATTGAGCTTTCAATTTCCCGCATTTTCGCTCTGGCCAAAGAATTTCTGATGTATGCGTCCCGGGAATTCGGCCCGCGGTGGCTGCCCTTAGTTTTTGTCCTGGCAGCCCTCGGTTTTGGAACATTGGCGAGACGAGATCGCGCGCTGTTCTATTTCGTGCTGGTTTTCATATCGGGGAACTTGGCGTTCAACTTTCTTTACCAGATTTCGGAAGACAAAGATGCATACTATCTACCCATCTATATTGCCGTCGTGATTCTGGCAGCGGTGGGGGTGCGTTGGCTGACCCTTAAGGCGGCAAGTATGAGTCTCGGGATCGCCGGGTCTTATGCAGTTATGGCCGCACTCGTGCTGGCTTCCATAGGGGTGGCCTTTGTCGGCAATTTTTCGCACAGCAATCGCCGTCGCGATCTCGTCGCCCGGGAGTATGTGGACAACATCCTCCAAACTGTTTCCCCTGGAGGCATGTTGCTGACCACCGACTGGCAGGTTTTTTCACCGATGCTTTACGCCCGCGAAGTCGAGGGCACGCGCCGAGACGTGATCTTACTCGATCTTGAGTTGCTGCGCCGCTCGTGGTATCTGGACGATTTGCAGCAGCAATATCCGGATCTTTTCCGAGATATGCAGAAGCCAATCCTTACTTATCGTCAGGAGCTGGAGCATTGGGAAAGTGATCCGAAGGCATATGAGTTGGATCTCAACTTGAGTCGGCAGATCAGCACCGCATTTTCCCAGCTCGTGATCTCGTTGGTCGCAGACCACTCACGCGCCAAATCAGTCTATGTCACTCAGGACGTACTTTCGATGGCGCGCGCCGGCAAGGAAAGCTGGGCACAAAGCATGGTCAATATGGGACTGGTGCCCCAAGGTTTGGTGTTTGCACTTGCGGGCAATCGTGAGTTTGACGATCCAGCAAATGCCCCTTTGCGCCTCCGGGCACTACAAGAACGCAGCCGCCAGGTTGACGATGACGATGTGGTCAAAACCAAAGTGTTGCCAGCCTATCTCAGCATGATTCTAAATCGGGGTAGATACCTGCAGATGAAAGGCCACCCTCAAGAAGCCCTCGCCGCCTACAAAGAAGCGCTGGCCATCGATCCCGCTTCCGAAGCCGCTCAAAAGTTAGTCAGTAAGGCATTAGAGGGTATGGGAACTCGTGGTGAAGCCTCTCACTAG